Proteins encoded together in one Carya illinoinensis cultivar Pawnee chromosome 3, C.illinoinensisPawnee_v1, whole genome shotgun sequence window:
- the LOC122303116 gene encoding GDP-mannose transporter GONST3 isoform X2: MMTNNNNDDAENPGDVASQRGPEAATPSGEIQTTWHGGLLKQVSIYGIAAGYCLSASLLSIINKWAVMKFPYPGALTALQYFTSAAGVLICGWAKFIEHDRLDLLTMWRFMPAAIIFYLSLFTNSELLLHANVDTFIVFRSAVPIFVAIGETLFLHQPWPSFRTWISLATIFGGSVLYVLTDYQFTFMAYSWALAYLVSMSIDFVYIKHVVMTIGLNTWGLVLYNNLEALILFPLELLIMGELKKIKHEITDESDWYSFQVVLPVGLSCLFGLSISFFGFSCRRAISATGFTVLGIVNKLLTVVINLVVWDMHSTFVGTMGLLICMLGGFMYQQSTSKKPKDVKEVNARETDEEQQKLLEMQRNTQGNGNQKEVAESELGK, translated from the exons ATG atgactaataataataatgatgacGCGGAGAATCCAGGAGATGTTGCAAGCCAGAGAGGTCCAGAAGCTGCTACTCCCTCTGGTGAAATACAAACAACCTGGCATGGTGGCTTACTGAAGCAAGTCTCCATATATGGAATAGCTGCTGGGTATTGCTTATCTGCATCTTTGCTTTCCATCATCAACAAATGGGCGGTCATGAAATTTCCTTATCCCGGGGCCTTAACTGCTTTACAGTACTTCACAAGCGCAGCAGGGGTCCTCATTTGTGGCTGGGCTAAGTTCATTGAGCATGACAGGCTTGACCTTTTGACCATGTGGCGCTTCATGCCTGCGGCAATTATATTCTACCTTTCTCTCTTCACCAACAGTGAGCTGCTTCTCCATGCCAATGTTGACACTTTCATTGTCTTCCGTTCAGCAGTTCCCATATTTGTTGCAATAGGAGAGACCCTCTTCTTGCACCAGCCATGGCCATCATTTAGAACGTGGATCTCACTTGCCACTATTTTTGGAGGAAGTGTGCTCTATGTTCTAACAGATTACCAGTTCACATTCATGGCTTATAGCTGGGCTCTAGCTTACCTGGTAAGCATGTCCATAGATTTTGTGTACATAAAGCATGTAGTCATGACCATTGGTTTGAATACGTGGGGTCTTGTGCTGTACAACAATCTTGAGGCTCTGATACTGTTTCCTTTGGAGCTGCTTATAATGGGTGAATTGAAAAAGATAAAACATGAAATCACGGATGAGTCAGATTGGTACTCTTTCCAGGTGGTTTTGCCAGTGGGGTTATCTTGCTTGTTTGGTTTATCCATCTCTTTCTTTGGATTTTCTTGCCGGAGGGCCATTTCAGCAACAGGATTTACTGTTCTTGGGATAGTGAACAAGCTATTAACAGTTGTGATTAATTTGGTTGTTTGGGACATGCATTCGACATTTGTGGGAACAATGGGGCTTTTAATTTGTATGCTTGGTGGGTTTATGTATCAGCAGTCTACGAGCAAAAAGCCTAAAGATGTAAAAGAAGTAAATGCACGAGAGACTGATGAGGAGCAACAAAAGTTGCTTGAAATGCAACGCAACACACAAGGCAATGGCAATCAGAAGGAAGTTGCAGAATCAGAACTGGGAAAATGA
- the LOC122303116 gene encoding GDP-mannose transporter GONST3 isoform X1, giving the protein MVTFKNMTNNNNDDAENPGDVASQRGPEAATPSGEIQTTWHGGLLKQVSIYGIAAGYCLSASLLSIINKWAVMKFPYPGALTALQYFTSAAGVLICGWAKFIEHDRLDLLTMWRFMPAAIIFYLSLFTNSELLLHANVDTFIVFRSAVPIFVAIGETLFLHQPWPSFRTWISLATIFGGSVLYVLTDYQFTFMAYSWALAYLVSMSIDFVYIKHVVMTIGLNTWGLVLYNNLEALILFPLELLIMGELKKIKHEITDESDWYSFQVVLPVGLSCLFGLSISFFGFSCRRAISATGFTVLGIVNKLLTVVINLVVWDMHSTFVGTMGLLICMLGGFMYQQSTSKKPKDVKEVNARETDEEQQKLLEMQRNTQGNGNQKEVAESELGK; this is encoded by the exons ATGGTGACTTTTAAAAAT atgactaataataataatgatgacGCGGAGAATCCAGGAGATGTTGCAAGCCAGAGAGGTCCAGAAGCTGCTACTCCCTCTGGTGAAATACAAACAACCTGGCATGGTGGCTTACTGAAGCAAGTCTCCATATATGGAATAGCTGCTGGGTATTGCTTATCTGCATCTTTGCTTTCCATCATCAACAAATGGGCGGTCATGAAATTTCCTTATCCCGGGGCCTTAACTGCTTTACAGTACTTCACAAGCGCAGCAGGGGTCCTCATTTGTGGCTGGGCTAAGTTCATTGAGCATGACAGGCTTGACCTTTTGACCATGTGGCGCTTCATGCCTGCGGCAATTATATTCTACCTTTCTCTCTTCACCAACAGTGAGCTGCTTCTCCATGCCAATGTTGACACTTTCATTGTCTTCCGTTCAGCAGTTCCCATATTTGTTGCAATAGGAGAGACCCTCTTCTTGCACCAGCCATGGCCATCATTTAGAACGTGGATCTCACTTGCCACTATTTTTGGAGGAAGTGTGCTCTATGTTCTAACAGATTACCAGTTCACATTCATGGCTTATAGCTGGGCTCTAGCTTACCTGGTAAGCATGTCCATAGATTTTGTGTACATAAAGCATGTAGTCATGACCATTGGTTTGAATACGTGGGGTCTTGTGCTGTACAACAATCTTGAGGCTCTGATACTGTTTCCTTTGGAGCTGCTTATAATGGGTGAATTGAAAAAGATAAAACATGAAATCACGGATGAGTCAGATTGGTACTCTTTCCAGGTGGTTTTGCCAGTGGGGTTATCTTGCTTGTTTGGTTTATCCATCTCTTTCTTTGGATTTTCTTGCCGGAGGGCCATTTCAGCAACAGGATTTACTGTTCTTGGGATAGTGAACAAGCTATTAACAGTTGTGATTAATTTGGTTGTTTGGGACATGCATTCGACATTTGTGGGAACAATGGGGCTTTTAATTTGTATGCTTGGTGGGTTTATGTATCAGCAGTCTACGAGCAAAAAGCCTAAAGATGTAAAAGAAGTAAATGCACGAGAGACTGATGAGGAGCAACAAAAGTTGCTTGAAATGCAACGCAACACACAAGGCAATGGCAATCAGAAGGAAGTTGCAGAATCAGAACTGGGAAAATGA
- the LOC122303116 gene encoding GDP-mannose transporter GONST3 isoform X3 → MTNNNNDDAENPGDVASQRGPEAATPSGEIQTTWHGGLLKQVSIYGIAAGYCLSASLLSIINKWAVMKFPYPGALTALQYFTSAAGVLICGWAKFIEHDRLDLLTMWRFMPAAIIFYLSLFTNSELLLHANVDTFIVFRSAVPIFVAIGETLFLHQPWPSFRTWISLATIFGGSVLYVLTDYQFTFMAYSWALAYLVSMSIDFVYIKHVVMTIGLNTWGLVLYNNLEALILFPLELLIMGELKKIKHEITDESDWYSFQVVLPVGLSCLFGLSISFFGFSCRRAISATGFTVLGIVNKLLTVVINLVVWDMHSTFVGTMGLLICMLGGFMYQQSTSKKPKDVKEVNARETDEEQQKLLEMQRNTQGNGNQKEVAESELGK, encoded by the coding sequence atgactaataataataatgatgacGCGGAGAATCCAGGAGATGTTGCAAGCCAGAGAGGTCCAGAAGCTGCTACTCCCTCTGGTGAAATACAAACAACCTGGCATGGTGGCTTACTGAAGCAAGTCTCCATATATGGAATAGCTGCTGGGTATTGCTTATCTGCATCTTTGCTTTCCATCATCAACAAATGGGCGGTCATGAAATTTCCTTATCCCGGGGCCTTAACTGCTTTACAGTACTTCACAAGCGCAGCAGGGGTCCTCATTTGTGGCTGGGCTAAGTTCATTGAGCATGACAGGCTTGACCTTTTGACCATGTGGCGCTTCATGCCTGCGGCAATTATATTCTACCTTTCTCTCTTCACCAACAGTGAGCTGCTTCTCCATGCCAATGTTGACACTTTCATTGTCTTCCGTTCAGCAGTTCCCATATTTGTTGCAATAGGAGAGACCCTCTTCTTGCACCAGCCATGGCCATCATTTAGAACGTGGATCTCACTTGCCACTATTTTTGGAGGAAGTGTGCTCTATGTTCTAACAGATTACCAGTTCACATTCATGGCTTATAGCTGGGCTCTAGCTTACCTGGTAAGCATGTCCATAGATTTTGTGTACATAAAGCATGTAGTCATGACCATTGGTTTGAATACGTGGGGTCTTGTGCTGTACAACAATCTTGAGGCTCTGATACTGTTTCCTTTGGAGCTGCTTATAATGGGTGAATTGAAAAAGATAAAACATGAAATCACGGATGAGTCAGATTGGTACTCTTTCCAGGTGGTTTTGCCAGTGGGGTTATCTTGCTTGTTTGGTTTATCCATCTCTTTCTTTGGATTTTCTTGCCGGAGGGCCATTTCAGCAACAGGATTTACTGTTCTTGGGATAGTGAACAAGCTATTAACAGTTGTGATTAATTTGGTTGTTTGGGACATGCATTCGACATTTGTGGGAACAATGGGGCTTTTAATTTGTATGCTTGGTGGGTTTATGTATCAGCAGTCTACGAGCAAAAAGCCTAAAGATGTAAAAGAAGTAAATGCACGAGAGACTGATGAGGAGCAACAAAAGTTGCTTGAAATGCAACGCAACACACAAGGCAATGGCAATCAGAAGGAAGTTGCAGAATCAGAACTGGGAAAATGA
- the LOC122303218 gene encoding dynein light chain, cytoplasmic-like codes for MERLEAESERLTRRGILAKNKAEGVLYPPGQCGHKLTLPRPPRAPSNELKLAAVAVDLNVRPRSADMPPTMQERAFRYTRALLDAYPEKKPSPTQLAMCLKKEFDATYGMAWHCIVGKSFGSFVTHSNGGFVYFSVDKLSFLLFKTVVRQVKSPSQQKL; via the exons aTGGAGAGGCTAGAGGCAGAGAGTGAAAGATTGACGAGACGAGGGATATTGGCCAAGAACAAGGCAGAGGGGGTGCTATACCCACCCGGGCAGTGCGGGCACAAGTTAACTTTGCCACGACCGCCTAGGGCTCCGTCCAACGAGTTGAAGCTGGCAGCTGTAGCCGTCGATTTGAACGTACGGCCGAGATCGGCGGACATGCCTCCCACGATGCAAGAGCGTGCTTTCCGCTACACCAGAGCACTTCTAGACGCATATCCGGAGAAGAAACCCAGTCCTACGCAACTTGCAATGTGCCTCAAGAAG gaATTTGATGCAACTTATGGAATGGCATGGCACTGCATCGTTGGGAAGAGTTTCGGATCATTTGTGACTCACTCCAATGGTGGATTTGTGTATTTCTCTGTCGACAAGCTCTCCTTTCTTCTCTTCAAGACCGTGGTCCGACAAGTCAAGTCTCCTTCGCAACAGAAACTTTAA